One window of Campylobacter sp. RM12651 genomic DNA carries:
- the mtaB gene encoding tRNA (N(6)-L-threonylcarbamoyladenosine(37)-C(2))-methylthiotransferase MtaB, producing the protein MIMKIYIKTFGCRTNIYDSELIKSYIKDNEIINDELQADMIVINSCTVTNQADLGLKQYIRHIKNHNPNTKFILTGCAAASIGKSLYDSKIVDGVMGASLKSNINKFILNPKEFDLGNLNFIDEKIVSNYENHTKAFVKIQEGCDFACSYCIIPSVRGGARSLKLEQIINQIKTLANNGYKEVVLTGTNIGSYGKDLNLSLAKLLKEISKINGIKRVRLGSIEPVQIDDEFKELLDEDFIEKHLHIALQHTNEKMLKLMQRRNKAYKDLELFEYLANKGYALGTDYIVGHPGESDEIWADAIDNFKKFPITHLHAFVYSKRDGTKSVELAKTLGEVDKNISKQRLNEIKEITRLKNYEFRKNQKDLIVLVEQFKDGYYQGYDQYFNLIKIKSDKDLLKTWINIKDYEVEIDKNKAIY; encoded by the coding sequence ATAATAATGAAAATATATATTAAAACTTTTGGTTGTAGAACCAATATTTACGATAGCGAACTAATCAAAAGCTATATAAAAGATAATGAAATAATAAATGATGAATTGCAAGCTGATATGATAGTAATTAATTCTTGCACGGTTACTAATCAAGCTGATTTAGGCTTAAAGCAATATATAAGACATATTAAAAATCATAATCCAAATACTAAGTTCATCTTAACAGGTTGTGCTGCAGCAAGTATTGGCAAAAGCTTATATGATAGCAAAATAGTTGATGGTGTAATGGGTGCGTCTTTAAAATCAAATATAAATAAGTTTATACTAAATCCAAAGGAATTTGATTTAGGAAATTTAAATTTCATAGATGAAAAAATAGTAAGCAATTACGAAAACCACACAAAAGCATTTGTTAAAATCCAAGAAGGCTGCGATTTTGCTTGTTCTTATTGTATTATTCCTAGTGTAAGGGGCGGGGCTAGAAGCTTAAAATTAGAGCAAATTATAAATCAGATAAAAACCCTAGCTAATAATGGTTATAAAGAAGTAGTTTTAACAGGCACAAATATAGGTAGTTACGGAAAAGATTTAAATCTATCTTTAGCAAAATTGCTTAAAGAAATTAGCAAAATAAATGGGATTAAAAGAGTTCGTTTAGGTAGCATTGAGCCGGTTCAAATTGATGATGAGTTTAAAGAATTATTAGACGAAGATTTTATTGAAAAACATCTTCACATAGCCTTACAACACACAAATGAAAAAATGCTAAAACTAATGCAAAGAAGAAATAAAGCTTATAAAGACTTAGAATTATTTGAATATTTAGCTAATAAAGGCTATGCCTTAGGCACTGATTATATAGTAGGTCATCCAGGTGAGAGTGATGAAATATGGGCTGATGCTATTGATAATTTTAAGAAATTTCCAATAACTCATCTTCACGCTTTTGTGTATTCTAAAAGAGACGGGACAAAAAGCGTAGAATTAGCAAAGACTTTAGGCGAAGTTGATAAAAATATCTCAAAGCAAAGATTAAACGAGATTAAAGAAATTACTAGATTAAAAAATTATGAATTTAGAAAAAATCAAAAAGATTTAATAGTATTAGTAGAGCAGTTTAAAGACGGCTATTATCAAGGATACGACCAATATTTTAATTTAATTAAAATCAAATCAGATAAAGACTTATTAAAAACTTGGATAAATATTAAAGATTACGAGGTAGAAATTGACAAAAATAAAGCCATTTACTAA
- a CDS encoding AAA family ATPase — translation MTKIKPFTKNIKIIIACIILAIIALGIFSLSKKEQNISLNEFSSLELKNISNAYIYENMLYFSINDKDYKILADEEIIKKILKFKSVENKTEFDYSIILVFIMIIIFIYYLIYLRNLSTKQGISNHPINNVLKPEFRFVIKTDSNFNDVIGQFKAKEELRKLSSIFKTNNPCLIKGVLLTGASGVGKTMLARALANECGVNFLYQSASSFNEIFVGLGAKRVRELFANAKKLAPCIVFIDEIDALGKQRGNALANDSENTLNELLTQIDGFAELKNVLVIAATNRADVLDIALLRRFDKKIHFTLPNYSDRIEFFKQLIKKDLISSDFNLDYLAYISKGFSGASFKSLENELLLRDRLSEREIINEILVIKHGISEDLELSENEQYIQAIYQAGKITMAKICDANLIYANLFTFEYFYPNEHIKSFSEIKNEIKILLSGMLANELFLGENYNNFSKDRDKIQELSKFYVEFEISSLEEECKEYLKAYEEEIKNTANELLLNKEIFFKG, via the coding sequence TTGACAAAAATAAAGCCATTTACTAAAAATATCAAAATAATAATCGCTTGCATAATTCTTGCAATTATAGCTTTAGGAATATTTTCGCTAAGTAAAAAAGAGCAAAATATATCTTTAAACGAGTTTTCATCATTAGAATTAAAAAATATTTCAAATGCTTACATTTATGAAAATATGCTTTATTTTTCAATAAATGATAAAGATTATAAAATTCTAGCTGATGAAGAAATAATCAAAAAAATCTTAAAATTCAAAAGCGTAGAAAATAAAACAGAATTTGATTATTCAATAATTTTAGTTTTTATTATGATAATAATTTTTATTTATTATCTAATATACTTAAGAAATCTTAGCACAAAACAAGGCATATCAAATCATCCAATTAATAATGTCTTAAAGCCTGAATTTAGATTTGTTATCAAAACAGATAGTAATTTTAATGATGTTATAGGTCAGTTTAAAGCCAAAGAAGAATTAAGAAAATTAAGCTCTATTTTTAAAACCAACAATCCTTGTTTAATAAAAGGAGTTTTATTAACAGGTGCTAGTGGAGTAGGTAAGACTATGTTAGCAAGAGCTTTAGCAAATGAGTGTGGGGTTAATTTTTTATACCAAAGCGCAAGTAGCTTTAATGAAATTTTTGTAGGTCTTGGAGCAAAAAGGGTTAGAGAATTGTTTGCAAATGCTAAAAAATTAGCACCTTGTATAGTGTTTATTGATGAAATTGACGCACTTGGAAAGCAGCGTGGAAATGCTTTAGCAAACGATAGTGAAAATACACTTAATGAATTGCTAACTCAAATAGACGGCTTTGCAGAGCTTAAAAATGTCTTAGTAATTGCTGCTACAAATAGAGCTGATGTTTTAGATATAGCTTTACTTAGAAGATTTGATAAAAAAATTCATTTTACCTTACCAAATTATAGCGACAGAATAGAATTCTTTAAACAACTTATTAAAAAAGATTTAATAAGTTCTGATTTTAATTTAGATTATTTAGCTTATATTTCAAAAGGTTTTAGTGGAGCTTCTTTTAAAAGCTTAGAAAATGAATTGTTACTAAGAGATAGATTAAGCGAAAGAGAAATAATAAATGAAATTTTAGTGATAAAACACGGCATTAGCGAAGATTTAGAATTAAGCGAAAACGAGCAATATATTCAAGCTATTTATCAAGCAGGTAAAATCACTATGGCAAAGATTTGTGATGCGAATTTAATTTATGCTAATTTATTTACATTTGAGTATTTTTATCCAAACGAGCATATAAAATCATTTTCAGAAATAAAAAACGAAATCAAAATTCTTTTATCAGGAATGTTAGCAAATGAATTATTTTTAGGCGAAAATTACAATAATTTTTCTAAAGATAGAGATAAAATACAAGAATTAAGCAAATTTTATGTGGAATTTGAAATATCATCTTTAGAAGAAGAATGTAAAGAATATTTAAAAGCTTATGAAGAAGAGATTAAAAATACAGCAAATGAATTGCTTTTAAATAAAGAAATATTTTTTAAAGGATAA
- a CDS encoding multidrug efflux SMR transporter: MSWIYLILAGAFEIGWPIGFKLASNGSKIWIVFSIVSMGLSGLFLYLAQKNIPISTAYIVWTGIGGLGTALIGIMVFNDSISFLKLMFLSLILIGLVGIKIVS; the protein is encoded by the coding sequence ATGTCTTGGATATACTTAATCTTAGCAGGTGCTTTTGAGATTGGTTGGCCTATTGGCTTTAAATTAGCTAGTAATGGCTCAAAAATATGGATAGTGTTTTCTATAGTATCAATGGGGCTTAGCGGGTTATTTTTGTATTTAGCGCAAAAAAATATTCCTATCAGCACAGCTTATATTGTATGGACTGGTATTGGTGGGTTAGGAACGGCTTTGATTGGGATTATGGTTTTTAATGATAGTATTAGCTTTTTAAAACTTATGTTTTTAAGTCTTATATTAATAGGGTTAGTTGGAATTAAAATTGTAAGTTGA
- a CDS encoding methyl-accepting chemotaxis protein produces the protein MKLSYKITLFAFVSLLIINLSAILVASKGMNELDNIAQEALDNMSVDDAKKTAVSITSLITSMSKKIHSTSENQESYNKNILTFLSELDLKNRSVNLFVINKKGEYVMHYLKDRIGENAYNKKDSNGKLYIQEIIQTANNGGGFVTTHMKADKTRPERDVVYYVEKDSFNDYVYISVIYLVEAKEEIAEISAKVLDKKNEVVLNYSVFAVILCIIILALWLIVIRIWISKPLNELTQKAYDLSKGDGDLTKLLEIKGKDEIASASKAINDFIGKIRILINEVKQISYENKTIAAELSSVSMQTGKRSEESFNIVENVVEEGKSTKDSLSSGINSANDSKNELRGSTTSIHETINAINSLTNQINHSADIESALASKIEQLSRDADNVKSILEIINDVADQTNLLALNAAIEAARAGEHGRGFAVVADEVRSLAERTQKSLSEINATISVIVQGIKDASEQMSDNSKQIGNLTNVANGSEELIKNMEQKLKEAIISSDKTVDNYINASKQIEDILNEVSQIAKITNENARSVEEIAKAASQLTNISEELDKKLSEFKS, from the coding sequence ATGAAATTATCTTACAAAATTACTTTATTTGCTTTTGTTTCATTACTGATTATTAATTTAAGTGCTATTTTAGTAGCTAGTAAAGGTATGAATGAATTAGACAATATCGCTCAAGAAGCTCTTGATAATATGAGTGTTGATGATGCGAAAAAAACAGCAGTTAGTATTACTAGCTTAATTACTTCAATGTCTAAAAAAATTCATTCAACAAGTGAAAATCAAGAAAGTTATAATAAAAATATTCTTACATTTTTAAGTGAATTAGACTTAAAAAATCGCTCTGTTAATTTATTTGTAATTAATAAAAAAGGCGAATATGTAATGCACTATCTAAAAGATAGAATTGGCGAAAATGCTTATAATAAAAAAGATTCTAATGGTAAATTATACATACAAGAAATAATTCAAACAGCAAATAATGGTGGTGGATTTGTAACAACCCATATGAAAGCTGATAAGACAAGACCAGAAAGAGATGTGGTGTATTATGTAGAAAAAGATAGTTTCAATGATTATGTATATATAAGCGTAATTTACTTAGTAGAAGCTAAAGAAGAAATAGCAGAAATTAGTGCAAAAGTATTAGATAAGAAAAATGAAGTTGTTTTAAACTATTCTGTATTTGCAGTTATTTTATGTATTATTATTCTTGCTTTATGGCTGATTGTTATTAGAATTTGGATTAGCAAACCATTAAATGAACTAACCCAAAAAGCTTATGATTTATCTAAAGGAGATGGGGATTTAACTAAACTTTTAGAAATAAAAGGCAAAGATGAAATAGCAAGTGCTAGTAAGGCTATAAATGATTTTATAGGCAAGATTAGAATTTTAATTAACGAAGTAAAACAAATATCTTATGAAAACAAAACAATAGCAGCCGAGCTTAGTAGTGTTAGTATGCAAACAGGAAAAAGAAGTGAAGAAAGCTTTAATATAGTTGAAAATGTTGTTGAAGAAGGTAAATCAACTAAGGATAGTTTATCATCAGGTATAAATAGTGCTAATGATAGTAAAAATGAACTAAGAGGTAGCACAACTAGTATTCACGAGACCATTAATGCTATTAATTCATTAACTAATCAAATAAATCATAGTGCTGATATAGAAAGTGCTTTAGCTAGTAAGATTGAGCAATTAAGCCGTGATGCTGATAATGTTAAATCTATTTTAGAAATAATTAATGATGTAGCAGACCAGACTAACTTACTTGCATTAAATGCTGCAATTGAAGCAGCAAGAGCAGGAGAGCATGGTAGAGGATTTGCCGTAGTAGCTGATGAAGTAAGAAGTTTAGCTGAGAGAACTCAAAAAAGCCTTAGTGAAATAAATGCAACAATAAGCGTTATAGTTCAAGGTATTAAAGATGCAAGCGAGCAAATGAGTGATAACTCTAAGCAAATTGGCAATCTAACAAATGTTGCAAATGGTAGTGAAGAGCTAATTAAAAATATGGAACAAAAATTAAAAGAAGCAATAATTAGTAGTGATAAGACCGTGGATAATTATATTAACGCTAGCAAACAAATTGAAGATATTTTAAATGAAGTTTCGCAAATTGCAAAAATTACTAATGAAAACGCAAGAAGTGTAGAAGAAATAGCAAAAGCTGCAAGTCAATTAACTAATATCAGCGAAGAATTAGATAAAAAATTAAGCGAATTTAAATCATAA
- a CDS encoding mechanosensitive ion channel domain-containing protein, protein MRFLLAFFVFVTFIYAENTEEFTKNLEGVYSVKEKLHIINNELKDNITIKNYKNYQEYLRLKNELKEANENLLKAKKTQKEQLENTIKSLEDKLSVLKDYESYSVVKYLNLPSEPTEYKKISNIYLVIEGLSERKELANEKKEYEIKLKDFTTLVSKIDKKTKLLQELYDIEPSENLSQELVYSIKELNDYKSALENITNAFEIFKVKANNTIKLINNDIKKQYDSAIFFIAIIICIFIARYLLGLMLRKYVDDKDKVYTSFKILNIFTFIIVSMFSIFYFVENISYLVSVLGFASAGLAIAMKDMFMSLLGWATLQFGGGFHVGDRVKVSKNGVTYVGDIIDISLLKMTIYEDVTYTTFLTNRRAGRIIYIPNHYIFTELISNYNYSYMKTVWDGIDIVIDFSSNLEKAKQIILESASSHTQAFSDSAKKAIQKMRNHYQMKNSGTDPKLFVMLEQYGIKISIWYMTNSREALKMRSIVSEEIIKRLKASDDIKLAFPSQTIYMDKRNNQPFLKDNNENIY, encoded by the coding sequence ATGAGATTTTTATTAGCTTTTTTTGTTTTTGTAACTTTTATTTATGCAGAAAATACAGAAGAATTTACAAAAAACCTTGAGGGCGTGTATTCTGTCAAAGAAAAATTGCATATTATAAATAATGAATTAAAAGACAATATCACTATAAAAAATTATAAAAATTATCAAGAATATTTAAGATTAAAAAATGAATTAAAAGAAGCAAATGAAAATTTATTAAAAGCTAAAAAAACTCAAAAAGAACAATTAGAAAATACCATAAAATCACTTGAAGATAAACTAAGTGTATTAAAAGATTATGAAAGCTACAGCGTAGTAAAGTATTTAAATCTACCAAGTGAGCCTACTGAATATAAAAAGATTTCAAATATTTATTTAGTTATTGAAGGTTTATCAGAGCGTAAAGAATTAGCTAATGAGAAAAAAGAATATGAAATAAAATTAAAAGATTTTACTACATTAGTATCTAAAATAGATAAGAAAACAAAGCTTTTACAAGAACTATATGACATTGAGCCAAGTGAGAATTTAAGTCAAGAATTAGTATATTCTATAAAAGAATTAAATGATTATAAAAGCGCTTTAGAAAATATCACAAATGCTTTTGAGATATTTAAAGTTAAGGCAAATAACACAATTAAGCTTATAAATAACGATATAAAAAAGCAATATGATAGTGCTATATTTTTTATAGCAATTATTATTTGCATATTTATTGCTAGGTATTTATTAGGTTTGATGCTTAGAAAATATGTTGATGATAAAGATAAAGTTTATACTTCTTTTAAGATTTTAAATATTTTTACTTTTATTATTGTTTCTATGTTTTCTATATTTTATTTTGTTGAAAATATAAGCTATTTAGTAAGCGTATTAGGATTTGCATCAGCTGGTCTTGCTATTGCTATGAAAGATATGTTTATGAGCTTACTTGGTTGGGCCACTTTACAATTTGGTGGTGGCTTTCATGTAGGTGATAGGGTAAAGGTTAGTAAAAATGGAGTTACTTATGTAGGAGATATTATTGATATTTCTTTACTTAAGATGACTATATACGAAGATGTTACATATACTACTTTTTTGACAAATCGTCGTGCTGGAAGAATTATTTACATACCAAATCACTATATTTTCACAGAATTAATATCAAATTATAATTATTCTTATATGAAAACCGTTTGGGATGGAATAGATATAGTAATAGATTTTTCAAGCAATCTTGAAAAGGCAAAACAAATAATTTTAGAATCAGCTAGTTCTCATACTCAAGCATTCAGCGATAGTGCAAAAAAAGCAATTCAAAAAATGAGAAATCATTATCAAATGAAAAATTCAGGAACAGACCCAAAACTATTCGTAATGCTAGAGCAATACGGGATTAAAATATCTATTTGGTATATGACAAATTCAAGAGAAGCTCTTAAAATGCGTTCAATAGTAAGTGAAGAAATTATTAAAAGATTAAAAGCAAGTGATGATATAAAATTAGCTTTCCCATCACAAACTATTTATATGGATAAAAGAAATAATCAGCCATTTTTAAAGGATAATAATGAAAATATATATTAA
- the mog gene encoding molybdopterin adenylyltransferase — MDIIKIGIITSSDRASAGVYEDISGAEIRKIMQEYLLNEIDFKYSLIPDEEELITNEIIKMADEFECDLVFTTGGTGPALRDVTPEATKKAIERELPGFGELMRASSLKIVPTAILSRQLAGTRGKTLIINLPGKPKAIRECIEPIFPAIPYCLDLMNASYINESENAPKVFRPKSK, encoded by the coding sequence ATGGATATTATAAAAATAGGGATAATTACGAGTTCAGATAGAGCAAGTGCAGGAGTTTATGAAGATATTAGTGGAGCAGAGATTAGAAAAATTATGCAAGAATATTTATTAAATGAAATTGATTTTAAATACTCATTAATCCCTGATGAAGAAGAACTAATTACAAATGAGATTATTAAAATGGCTGATGAATTTGAATGCGATTTGGTATTTACCACAGGTGGAACAGGACCAGCTTTAAGAGATGTTACACCAGAAGCAACAAAAAAAGCAATCGAGCGTGAATTACCAGGCTTTGGAGAATTAATGCGTGCAAGCTCACTTAAGATTGTCCCAACAGCAATCCTAAGCCGTCAATTAGCAGGGACAAGGGGTAAAACTCTAATAATTAATCTTCCAGGTAAGCCAAAAGCAATTCGTGAATGTATAGAGCCTATTTTTCCTGCGATACCATATTGCCTAGACTTAATGAATGCAAGTTATATAAATGAGAGCGAAAATGCACCAAAGGTATTTAGACCTAAAAGTAAGTAA